The following proteins are co-located in the Clostridiales bacterium genome:
- a CDS encoding ABC transporter ATP-binding protein: MKDETNCIVMNQVNKFYGEKQVLKSVDLSVPYGAIYGLLGPSGCGKTTTVKIMAGISEATSGETFVLGKPMPQLSLMNEIGYMAQSDALYMMLPAADNLEFFASIYGMKKEQYRKRIPEVMELVNLSDDLYKPVSAYSGGMKRRLSLAMSILHHPKVLILDEPTVGIDPLLRKEIWNELYKMSDAGVTILVTTHVMDEAEKCHQLAMMRQGILIAQGTPQELQSRIGAKSIEEAFIYYGGDGHED, translated from the coding sequence ATGAAGGATGAAACCAACTGTATCGTTATGAATCAAGTAAATAAATTTTACGGGGAAAAACAGGTTTTGAAAAGCGTAGATCTTTCCGTACCGTATGGAGCCATTTATGGACTGCTTGGCCCCTCTGGCTGCGGAAAGACCACAACAGTCAAAATTATGGCTGGCATTTCCGAAGCAACCTCCGGTGAAACTTTTGTCCTTGGAAAACCGATGCCCCAGCTTTCACTGATGAATGAAATCGGCTATATGGCACAGTCCGATGCTTTATATATGATGCTGCCAGCTGCAGACAACCTGGAGTTTTTTGCTTCTATTTATGGTATGAAAAAAGAACAGTATCGGAAACGGATTCCCGAAGTCATGGAACTTGTGAATCTTTCCGATGATCTTTATAAGCCGGTTTCTGCATATTCGGGCGGTATGAAACGCAGACTTTCTCTGGCCATGTCCATCCTTCACCATCCCAAGGTTCTGATTTTGGATGAACCAACAGTAGGGATTGATCCGCTGCTCCGAAAGGAAATCTGGAATGAGCTTTACAAAATGTCTGATGCAGGCGTGACCATATTGGTAACGACCCATGTCATGGATGAGGCTGAAAAATGCCATCAGCTTGCAATGATGCGGCAGGGAATTCTGATCGCCCAGGGCACGCCTCAGGAGCTTCAGAGCAGAATTGGTGCGAAAAGCATAGAGGAAGCTTTTATCTACTATGGAGGTGATGGTCATGAGGATTAA
- a CDS encoding HAD family hydrolase, producing the protein MMKYDTVLFDLDGTLLNTLDDLYESVNAIMKQEGYALRTMEEIRGFIGDGAKMLITRSLPESSPEEEVSRCIELFRSHYVTNMNNSTSPYEGIMELLKELKKQDFKIGVVSNKPDEATREMCRMFFDGIVDAATGDNHERKKKPAPDNVFEVMRQLGALPEKTLYVGDSDTDIITARNAGLKSVGVTWGFRAKELLIAEGADYIVDQPGQILALLMKSV; encoded by the coding sequence ATGATGAAATATGACACAGTACTTTTTGACCTGGACGGCACTCTACTAAATACCCTTGATGATCTGTATGAAAGCGTTAACGCCATCATGAAGCAGGAGGGGTATGCGCTTCGAACGATGGAAGAAATCAGGGGATTTATCGGTGACGGTGCAAAGATGCTGATCACAAGATCCCTTCCAGAATCCTCTCCAGAGGAAGAGGTCTCCCGCTGTATTGAATTGTTTCGCAGCCATTACGTTACGAATATGAACAACAGTACCAGCCCTTACGAAGGAATCATGGAGTTACTGAAAGAACTGAAGAAGCAAGACTTTAAAATAGGCGTTGTTTCCAACAAGCCGGATGAAGCGACAAGAGAAATGTGCCGGATGTTCTTTGATGGCATCGTTGATGCGGCCACAGGGGACAACCATGAGCGAAAGAAAAAGCCAGCACCGGATAATGTTTTTGAAGTCATGAGACAGCTTGGTGCTCTGCCCGAAAAAACCCTGTATGTGGGCGATTCCGATACCGATATTATCACAGCTCGAAATGCCGGATTAAAAAGTGTCGGCGTAACTTGGGGCTTTCGTGCAAAAGAACTTTTAATTGCAGAAGGGGCAGATTATATCGTGGATCAGCCTGGTCAGATTTTAGCCTTGCTGATGAAATCTGTGTAA
- a CDS encoding RNA-binding protein has protein sequence MKEDAILLAGIEDKINQCQEYYITTHTTFLDMRQRTLAEGICRRYPGLQYAFYGGYVDAERTAAVFLPDYATLEDANPLALLRIHQDGRRPLSHRDYLGALTGLGIKREIIGDILVREDGADIVILKDMSEFLLYHFDKAGRTSLRGEVIDTSQIIVPEGSFEEKRDTVASLRLDNLISSGFSLSRGRAMEAISAGLVYVNGLQTEKADRQMKEGDRLVLRGKGKILLQAIGGVTRKDRISIVLKKYL, from the coding sequence ATGAAAGAGGATGCAATTCTGCTTGCCGGCATTGAGGACAAAATCAATCAATGCCAGGAGTATTATATAACAACCCACACAACATTTTTAGATATGAGGCAACGAACGCTGGCAGAAGGGATCTGCAGGAGATATCCAGGGCTTCAGTATGCGTTTTACGGCGGTTATGTCGATGCCGAGCGCACTGCAGCGGTCTTCCTTCCGGATTATGCAACCCTTGAGGATGCAAACCCTCTCGCACTGCTTCGGATTCACCAGGACGGCCGCAGACCCCTTTCTCATAGAGACTATCTTGGGGCATTGACCGGATTGGGTATTAAGCGGGAAATCATCGGCGATATTCTTGTGCGGGAGGACGGTGCCGATATCGTGATCCTAAAAGATATGTCCGAATTTCTTCTTTATCATTTTGATAAGGCCGGACGGACTTCCCTCCGGGGAGAAGTGATTGATACGTCGCAGATTATCGTACCAGAGGGAAGCTTTGAGGAAAAAAGGGACACCGTGGCGTCTCTGCGGCTTGACAACTTAATCTCATCGGGATTTTCGCTTTCAAGGGGCAGGGCCATGGAGGCAATTTCCGCAGGTTTGGTGTATGTGAACGGCCTCCAGACGGAAAAAGCAGATCGTCAAATGAAAGAAGGTGACAGACTCGTGCTTCGGGGCAAAGGAAAAATCCTGCTCCAAGCAATAGGAGGTGTCACCAGAAAAGATCGTATCTCTATTGTTCTCAAAAAATATCTGTAG
- a CDS encoding TIGR03905 family TSCPD domain-containing protein — protein sequence MTYTFKTKGTCSSHIELELEGNIVKEIKFIRGCNGNAQGIAKLAAGMTVEEIKEKLGGIRCDGKSTSCPDQLAKAVEMAYNERLGDAD from the coding sequence ATGACCTATACGTTTAAAACAAAGGGAACCTGCTCCTCCCATATCGAATTGGAGCTGGAAGGAAATATTGTTAAGGAAATCAAGTTCATCAGAGGCTGTAACGGAAATGCCCAGGGTATTGCCAAGCTGGCAGCGGGCATGACCGTCGAAGAAATCAAAGAAAAGCTTGGGGGCATTCGCTGTGATGGAAAATCAACATCATGTCCCGATCAGTTGGCAAAAGCCGTGGAAATGGCATACAACGAACGTTTAGGAGATGCTGACTAA
- a CDS encoding lysine exporter LysO family protein, with amino-acid sequence MIWIPFLCLTIGLFFGLRNLSERIMKQIDRLINAALVILMVTIGLNIGINDSVMLNLPRIGFNCVIISLSAIGISVLFTLLTEKTLLPLDAFIQRLNSETTSEIGPALHESEPSETGSPLLWLIPLSILTGVVLGYYLFPSSLDFVLGYLLTGSLVVLYTSVGISLGANRKVFRYIKLLGFRVIYLSVAIFAGSVSAGFLSGLLLGLPLQITVMSATGMSYYSITGAYMTQVYGIEAGTYGFVVNVMREFFTVLLLPLLIKISKGSSIAGGAAGNMDTMLVPVTKLVGTEVGLVALITGTILTFAVPFLLPLLYHIM; translated from the coding sequence ATGATCTGGATTCCTTTTTTATGTCTTACCATAGGGCTTTTTTTTGGTCTGCGGAATTTATCAGAGAGGATCATGAAACAAATCGACAGGTTGATCAATGCGGCGCTGGTGATTCTCATGGTGACCATAGGACTCAACATCGGAATCAATGATTCCGTCATGCTGAATTTGCCGCGAATTGGATTCAACTGCGTTATCATTTCATTGTCCGCGATTGGAATCAGTGTTTTGTTTACCCTTCTGACGGAAAAGACACTGCTTCCGCTGGATGCATTTATCCAGCGTCTTAACAGCGAAACTACTTCAGAAATAGGCCCTGCTCTTCACGAATCGGAACCTTCTGAAACTGGTTCTCCCCTCCTTTGGCTCATTCCCCTGAGCATCCTTACCGGAGTTGTCCTGGGGTACTATCTATTCCCTTCAAGCTTGGATTTTGTTCTGGGCTATCTTCTTACCGGTTCTCTTGTGGTGCTTTATACCAGTGTAGGAATCAGCCTTGGAGCCAATCGCAAGGTCTTCCGCTATATAAAACTGCTGGGTTTTCGTGTGATCTATCTTTCGGTAGCCATCTTTGCAGGAAGTGTATCTGCTGGTTTTCTTTCCGGTTTACTTCTTGGCCTCCCTCTTCAGATCACAGTGATGTCTGCCACCGGAATGAGCTATTACAGCATTACTGGCGCTTATATGACGCAGGTTTACGGAATCGAAGCTGGTACCTACGGTTTCGTCGTAAATGTTATGCGAGAGTTTTTTACTGTACTCCTGCTGCCGCTTCTCATCAAAATCAGCAAAGGAAGCTCGATTGCCGGAGGTGCTGCCGGAAACATGGATACCATGCTGGTTCCGGTCACAAAGCTAGTGGGAACAGAAGTCGGCCTCGTTGCTCTGATTACCGGCACGATTCTTACCTTTGCAGTTCCGTTTCTTCTGCCCCTGCTCTATCATATCATGTAA
- the dpaL gene encoding diaminopropionate ammonia-lyase, translated as MDITESKLGIRLLANEQCCDTNFPDFLSEANVSHIRRFHETVPDYRSTPLVCLDALASHLGVGKIYIKDESKRFGLNAFKSLGGLYAVTRVICRELDLDIKQVTFPQLQTPDVKQKISNMVFITATDGNHGRGIAWAASRYGCKSYIYMTKGTAQSRVDAVYAAGAEEVIVTEVNYDDTVKLAAKRAEDCGWTLVQDTAWEGYEEIPSWITQGYTTMGAEMLEQLGLEGIQKPSHLFLQSGVGSFAGGILGYYACRFDGKPPITTIVEPVNVACVMESALAADGNPHAVAGIQETIMAGLNCGDPCLTTWHILRDWSSFFAACPDFVTAKGMRTLANPLGKDPKIISGESGAVGLGLLSLLMERSELAGMRTQMGIDQHSVILLVSTEGDTDPTGYREVIYDGKCPVPQ; from the coding sequence ATGGATATCACCGAATCAAAGCTGGGCATCCGGCTCCTTGCAAACGAACAGTGCTGTGACACGAACTTTCCTGACTTTCTTTCGGAAGCGAACGTTTCCCATATCCGCCGGTTTCATGAGACGGTGCCCGATTATCGGTCTACGCCCCTCGTATGCCTTGACGCACTGGCCAGCCATCTGGGTGTAGGGAAAATTTACATAAAGGATGAATCCAAACGGTTCGGCCTGAATGCATTTAAAAGCCTGGGCGGCTTATATGCGGTAACCCGCGTAATCTGCAGAGAGCTGGATCTGGATATCAAGCAGGTTACCTTTCCGCAGCTTCAGACTCCTGATGTCAAGCAGAAAATCAGCAATATGGTTTTCATTACAGCTACCGACGGGAATCATGGAAGGGGCATTGCCTGGGCCGCTTCCCGATATGGCTGTAAATCCTATATCTACATGACGAAAGGAACGGCGCAAAGCCGTGTAGATGCGGTCTATGCAGCGGGGGCGGAAGAAGTCATCGTCACCGAAGTCAATTATGACGATACCGTAAAGCTGGCTGCAAAACGCGCTGAGGACTGCGGCTGGACGCTGGTACAGGATACTGCCTGGGAAGGATATGAGGAAATTCCCTCTTGGATTACCCAGGGCTATACCACAATGGGCGCAGAGATGCTGGAGCAGCTCGGGTTGGAAGGCATACAGAAACCAAGCCATCTGTTTCTTCAGTCCGGTGTGGGTTCCTTCGCTGGAGGAATATTGGGATATTACGCCTGCCGATTCGATGGCAAACCTCCCATAACCACCATTGTAGAACCGGTCAACGTGGCCTGTGTGATGGAATCTGCGCTGGCTGCCGATGGCAACCCTCATGCAGTTGCAGGAATCCAGGAGACCATTATGGCAGGCCTTAATTGCGGAGATCCCTGCCTCACAACCTGGCACATCCTGAGAGATTGGTCCTCTTTCTTTGCTGCCTGTCCTGATTTTGTAACGGCAAAAGGAATGCGTACACTGGCAAATCCGTTGGGGAAGGACCCAAAGATTATTTCCGGTGAATCGGGCGCGGTAGGATTGGGTTTATTGTCCCTCCTCATGGAGCGGAGTGAACTAGCGGGGATGCGAACCCAGATGGGCATTGATCAGCATTCGGTAATCCTGTTGGTCAGCACCGAAGGTGATACGGATCCGACTGGCTACCGTGAGGTAATTTATGATGGAAAATGCCCTGTCCCCCAATAG
- a CDS encoding ABC transporter permease, with translation MRIKAMVLRILNQLRNDKRTLALILCAPLLLLTLIYFILDSSTTDLSVGVINAPQQYVEHLYENNIVPIRCSDSEAAQMLKDERIIASVKMISGKIYIDIDGGNSTKSNAVLAAMEAAKKGMGPAIERKDLKTEINYVYGSDDLALFDNFGSLLIGFLVFFFTFLISGISFLQERTTGTLEKLLSTPIKRWEIVTGYVLGFGAVTVIQSLIITIFVVYVLDIMMIGSLWLVLLVTLLSAMTALTLGILLSTLASSEFQMIQFIPIVVVPQVFFTGLFDLSPAWSIVGKFMPLYYVADALEKVMIRGGGFYDICLDVLVLLGLTTLFMAANTRLLKRYRRI, from the coding sequence ATGAGGATTAAGGCTATGGTTCTTCGTATCCTAAATCAGCTCCGCAACGACAAAAGAACCCTGGCGCTGATTCTCTGTGCGCCGCTTCTCCTTCTGACACTAATCTATTTCATCTTGGACTCATCAACCACAGACTTATCTGTAGGAGTAATTAATGCGCCGCAGCAGTATGTTGAACACCTTTATGAAAATAATATCGTCCCCATCCGCTGCAGTGATTCGGAAGCGGCACAGATGCTGAAGGATGAAAGAATCATCGCCTCTGTGAAAATGATCAGCGGTAAGATTTATATCGACATCGACGGCGGCAATTCGACGAAATCAAATGCAGTACTGGCAGCCATGGAAGCAGCGAAAAAAGGAATGGGCCCTGCCATAGAACGAAAGGATCTGAAGACAGAAATCAACTACGTGTATGGTTCGGATGATCTGGCCCTTTTTGACAATTTCGGCTCTCTGCTTATCGGGTTTCTCGTATTCTTCTTTACCTTCCTGATCTCTGGGATTTCCTTTTTGCAGGAGCGGACAACAGGTACTTTGGAGAAGCTCCTTTCTACGCCCATTAAACGCTGGGAAATCGTTACGGGATATGTCCTGGGGTTTGGCGCAGTCACAGTTATTCAATCCCTGATCATAACAATATTTGTCGTCTATGTTCTGGACATTATGATGATCGGATCCTTATGGCTGGTACTACTGGTTACCTTGCTTTCCGCGATGACAGCACTCACGCTGGGGATCCTTCTTTCAACACTGGCTTCCAGCGAGTTTCAGATGATTCAGTTCATCCCCATAGTAGTGGTCCCCCAGGTCTTTTTTACCGGCCTTTTCGACCTGTCCCCGGCCTGGAGCATTGTTGGAAAGTTTATGCCGCTCTATTATGTGGCAGATGCGCTGGAAAAGGTAATGATCCGCGGCGGAGGGTTTTATGATATTTGTCTTGATGTTTTGGTTCTTTTGGGCCTAACCACCCTTTTCATGGCAGCAAATACCAGACTGCTGAAGCGTTACCGAAGAATATAA
- a CDS encoding cation transporter yields MRKILIRTFVKDYENSKDPKVRESYGRLAGLVGVFTNLFLCASKIAIGSLVGSIAIIADGVNNLADTSSSIITLVGFKLASLPSDKEHPYGHARFEYLTGMAISLLIILLGGKLFTTSFDKVLNPDTLQFSPIIVLVLVMAIGIKIWQTRFNAVIGEEIHSTTLKATATDSRNDVIATSAVLLSILTGKITGLQLDGYMGCIVALFIIYSGIQLIRETSSPLLGKAPDPELVHEIEERICSHEGVLGIHDLVVHDYGPGRIFASVHVEVDAYGDLIHSHDVIDNIERTISHDLKLHLVVHMDPLETQDPLTKDLNARIGGILADLDGVIGYHDLRVVAGYTHSNIIFDIVISPECKLAENYIKDYVQEQLQLLDKTYYVVITFDKSYVQNNI; encoded by the coding sequence ATGAGAAAAATATTAATCAGAACCTTTGTAAAAGATTATGAAAATAGTAAGGACCCAAAAGTACGGGAAAGCTATGGCCGCCTTGCAGGCCTTGTGGGCGTATTTACCAATCTGTTTCTTTGTGCATCAAAAATCGCTATTGGCAGCCTTGTCGGCAGCATCGCCATCATAGCCGATGGGGTAAACAATTTGGCGGATACTTCTTCCTCGATCATTACACTGGTGGGCTTTAAGCTCGCTTCCCTGCCAAGCGACAAGGAACACCCTTATGGACATGCCCGATTTGAATATCTCACCGGAATGGCAATCTCCCTTTTGATTATTCTGCTTGGAGGGAAACTCTTTACTACCTCCTTTGATAAAGTGCTGAACCCGGATACGCTTCAGTTCAGCCCCATCATAGTTCTGGTACTGGTTATGGCCATCGGTATCAAGATATGGCAAACTCGCTTTAACGCAGTAATCGGAGAAGAGATTCATTCAACCACCTTAAAAGCCACCGCCACTGACAGCAGAAATGATGTGATTGCCACCAGTGCCGTACTGCTTAGCATCCTAACCGGAAAAATCACAGGCCTTCAGCTGGACGGCTATATGGGTTGTATTGTGGCTCTTTTTATCATCTATTCCGGAATCCAGCTAATCAGAGAAACTTCCAGTCCATTGCTGGGAAAAGCGCCGGATCCCGAATTGGTTCATGAAATCGAGGAACGAATCTGTTCACACGAAGGGGTACTCGGAATCCACGATCTGGTCGTCCACGATTACGGCCCCGGGCGGATTTTTGCCTCTGTTCATGTGGAAGTAGATGCCTATGGCGATTTGATTCATAGCCACGATGTCATTGATAATATTGAGCGAACCATCAGCCACGATTTGAAACTTCATCTTGTAGTTCACATGGATCCATTGGAAACCCAAGACCCTCTAACGAAGGATCTCAATGCGAGAATTGGCGGCATCCTTGCCGATCTGGACGGTGTCATTGGCTATCATGACCTGAGAGTCGTGGCAGGATATACCCACAGCAACATCATATTTGATATCGTCATCTCTCCGGAATGTAAGCTGGCAGAGAATTATATCAAGGATTATGTTCAGGAACAGCTTCAGCTGCTGGATAAGACCTATTATGTTGTGATAACCTTCGACAAAAGTTATGTTCAGAATAATATTTAA
- a CDS encoding AtpZ/AtpI family protein, with protein sequence MKSKEQSKKENSDERPEKTSPQAGLEALVLFSQLGLTMAIPILLGAIGGHWLDEKFGTKVVFLILLVCLGIVGGIAGAYRQITAVTKKKSK encoded by the coding sequence TTGAAAAGTAAAGAACAATCTAAGAAAGAAAATTCGGATGAGAGACCAGAAAAGACCAGCCCGCAGGCGGGACTCGAAGCCTTGGTCTTATTTTCTCAGCTGGGGCTTACTATGGCAATTCCCATTCTTTTGGGAGCAATAGGAGGGCACTGGCTGGATGAAAAATTCGGAACAAAAGTGGTTTTTTTGATTCTCCTTGTCTGCCTTGGTATCGTCGGAGGAATCGCCGGCGCTTACAGACAGATTACCGCAGTAACTAAGAAAAAAAGTAAGTAA
- a CDS encoding TetR/AcrR family transcriptional regulator, which yields MNYDSQRVAETKDRIKEAFFDLYETKKIEKISIKEITDRANLNRGTFYIYYKDIYDLLEKAEDEFLEELVDKIKGVATMILRGGDIHAFMPPLSFYEKYGRYLKVLLGNNGDPNFVYKIKNFVKQTLRMLMLQENLPVVPRTEYVMEYMASAQIGLITLWIQRDMEVPLEEMGDLIREISLHGPVGYIIGRDSEE from the coding sequence ATGAATTATGATTCGCAACGGGTAGCGGAAACGAAAGATCGCATCAAGGAGGCCTTCTTCGATCTCTATGAAACAAAAAAAATAGAGAAGATCAGTATCAAAGAAATTACTGACAGGGCGAATTTAAACAGAGGAACCTTCTACATCTATTATAAGGATATCTATGATTTGCTTGAAAAAGCTGAGGATGAGTTTCTGGAAGAATTGGTAGACAAAATAAAGGGCGTTGCCACAATGATCCTGAGGGGCGGGGATATCCATGCCTTCATGCCGCCGCTATCATTCTATGAAAAGTACGGCAGATATCTGAAGGTATTGCTGGGTAATAACGGTGATCCCAATTTTGTTTATAAGATAAAAAACTTCGTAAAGCAAACGCTTCGAATGCTCATGCTGCAAGAAAATCTGCCTGTAGTTCCTCGAACCGAATACGTGATGGAGTATATGGCATCGGCGCAGATCGGGCTGATTACTTTATGGATTCAAAGAGACATGGAAGTCCCCCTTGAGGAGATGGGAGACTTAATCCGTGAGATTTCGCTACATGGTCCAGTGGGGTATATTATAGGAAGAGATAGTGAGGAATAA
- a CDS encoding diguanylate cyclase, which translates to MELNNLLSALSLVAVYAYLHIGVFALLKNRNSIINKVFFALCIAYAIWSFAYSFAYLADTPRDFSLWNKVAAFGWCSFSAFTLYLVLLLTENRFSSRYIIFFLFLPSAIFLLMALFLFGPEMDTPPLISGIFYIGDFIYNFVYTALCIYLLARWGNRSDSLRVKKQARILVLSGLIPFSLNLLTQTILPFFGFKGLPLMGQIYAVFMVLGTYLVITKYKLMRITGNIILDEVENKIIELVILLNDKGEFIQVSKHVLKLLGFEESELLGKQISILFREEDRDRVTLETLRQENEYEDVQICTRSGETIPVHIMSVPINDQALNEFLGVLLIVRDIRKEYELRAINAELHERTIRDSLTNLYNHQHSLELLTAEINKHRQNPEAGMLSIMMLDIDHFKKINDTHGHLYGDYIIRTVSDIMRKNVGCRGYVGRFGGEEFIIILPDTELSDACTIGEEIRREVYRYSYTEQMPVTVSIGVSQLQDETAMQLLKKADDLLYIAKQGGRNRVKCE; encoded by the coding sequence ATGGAATTGAATAATTTGCTTTCTGCACTGTCCCTTGTGGCTGTATATGCATATTTGCATATAGGTGTTTTTGCGTTGCTAAAAAACCGTAACTCAATTATTAATAAAGTGTTTTTCGCTCTTTGTATCGCCTATGCGATCTGGTCCTTCGCTTATTCCTTTGCTTATCTAGCAGATACTCCCCGAGATTTTTCTCTTTGGAATAAGGTCGCTGCATTTGGCTGGTGCAGCTTCAGCGCATTCACACTTTATTTGGTACTGCTTCTCACGGAAAATCGTTTTTCTAGTAGATATATCATTTTTTTTCTATTTCTTCCAAGCGCAATCTTTCTCCTTATGGCACTCTTTTTGTTCGGTCCCGAAATGGATACGCCGCCTCTGATTTCCGGAATTTTTTATATAGGAGATTTTATCTACAACTTTGTCTACACCGCACTCTGCATCTATCTTCTGGCACGCTGGGGCAATCGCTCTGATAGTTTAAGAGTAAAGAAACAGGCCCGGATTCTTGTTTTATCTGGCTTAATTCCTTTTTCTCTCAACCTGCTAACCCAAACAATCCTTCCCTTCTTTGGATTCAAAGGACTTCCGCTCATGGGACAGATTTATGCGGTTTTCATGGTCTTGGGCACTTACCTTGTAATTACGAAATATAAACTGATGCGTATCACAGGAAATATTATTTTAGATGAAGTCGAAAACAAAATTATAGAGCTTGTCATTCTTCTGAATGACAAAGGAGAATTCATACAGGTCTCAAAGCATGTTCTGAAGCTATTAGGCTTTGAGGAATCAGAACTTTTGGGGAAACAAATCTCCATCCTTTTTCGTGAGGAGGATCGGGATAGAGTTACACTGGAAACTCTGAGGCAGGAAAATGAGTATGAAGACGTTCAGATCTGCACCAGGAGCGGCGAGACCATACCGGTTCACATTATGAGTGTTCCTATCAACGATCAGGCTTTAAACGAGTTCCTGGGAGTCCTGCTTATCGTGCGGGATATCCGGAAGGAATATGAGCTTCGAGCAATCAATGCCGAGCTGCATGAAAGAACCATACGAGACAGTTTAACCAATCTTTACAACCATCAGCATTCTCTGGAGCTTCTTACCGCGGAGATCAATAAACATCGTCAGAATCCTGAAGCAGGCATGCTATCTATTATGATGCTGGATATTGATCACTTCAAAAAAATAAATGACACGCACGGTCATTTATATGGAGACTACATCATAAGAACAGTCTCCGATATCATGCGCAAAAATGTGGGCTGCCGGGGCTATGTAGGCAGATTCGGCGGAGAAGAGTTTATCATTATTCTACCGGACACAGAGCTCAGCGATGCATGTACTATTGGTGAAGAAATTCGAAGAGAGGTCTACCGATATTCCTATACCGAACAGATGCCGGTAACCGTCAGCATTGGCGTCTCCCAGCTGCAGGACGAAACTGCAATGCAGCTTCTTAAAAAAGCGGATGATCTGCTTTACATTGCAAAACAGGGCGGTAGAAATCGAGTTAAATGTGAATAG
- a CDS encoding NYN domain-containing protein, whose amino-acid sequence MNDRDKRYAVLIDADNVSDKYIKFILDEISNDGIATYKRIYGDWTKPTFASWKSVLLEHSITPIQQYGYTTGKNATDSAMIIDAMDILYSGNVEGFCIVSSDSDFTRLASRLRESGMDVVGMGESKTPKAFISACNKFKYLDLLAMADKPAEAPAQIRKEEPDEDKMTNFETIKKAIITIAQENSDEDEWIFIGDIGNKLQKRYPDFDVRNFGFNKFTPFIKSLDLFDIKSERINGSNNKLIYVREK is encoded by the coding sequence ATGAACGATCGGGACAAGCGATATGCAGTATTGATCGATGCGGATAATGTATCTGACAAATACATTAAATTTATATTAGACGAGATATCCAATGATGGAATTGCCACATATAAGAGAATATACGGGGACTGGACCAAGCCGACTTTTGCATCATGGAAGAGTGTGCTCCTTGAGCATTCTATTACCCCGATCCAGCAGTATGGATACACTACGGGGAAAAATGCAACAGACTCAGCGATGATCATTGATGCCATGGATATTCTATACTCCGGAAATGTGGAAGGGTTCTGTATTGTCTCCAGCGACAGCGACTTTACACGTCTTGCGTCAAGACTTCGGGAATCGGGAATGGACGTTGTTGGTATGGGTGAAAGCAAGACGCCAAAGGCTTTTATCTCCGCTTGCAACAAATTTAAATATCTGGATCTGCTTGCTATGGCGGACAAGCCTGCGGAGGCTCCGGCCCAGATCCGCAAGGAAGAGCCGGATGAAGACAAGATGACCAATTTTGAAACCATCAAGAAAGCAATTATCACCATTGCTCAGGAGAATTCTGATGAAGATGAATGGATTTTCATCGGCGATATCGGAAATAAGCTCCAGAAGAGATATCCTGACTTTGATGTGAGAAATTTTGGCTTTAATAAGTTTACGCCTTTTATAAAGTCCTTGGATTTATTTGATATCAAATCGGAACGGATCAATGGGTCCAACAACAAATTAATTTATGTACGTGAAAAATAG
- a CDS encoding methylated-DNA--[protein]-cysteine S-methyltransferase: protein MANVFYYELKLGPIGIAESDDKITHLFFQNEAFSPEGYTHGETAVLTEAAKQLKEYFDGQRKEFELPLAPAGTEFMQRVWNALLQIPYGETRSYKQIAKMAGNEKACRAVGMANNRNPISIFIPCHRVIGANGALVGYGGGLDKKIFLLELERR from the coding sequence ATGGCAAATGTATTTTACTATGAATTAAAATTAGGCCCAATTGGAATTGCGGAATCTGATGACAAGATTACACATTTATTCTTTCAGAATGAGGCCTTTTCTCCTGAAGGATATACCCATGGGGAAACTGCCGTTCTTACCGAAGCGGCGAAGCAGCTAAAAGAGTATTTTGATGGTCAGCGTAAAGAATTTGAACTTCCCCTTGCTCCAGCGGGAACGGAATTTATGCAGCGTGTCTGGAACGCCCTTCTGCAAATCCCCTATGGAGAAACCCGCAGCTATAAGCAAATCGCTAAGATGGCAGGAAACGAAAAAGCATGCCGTGCGGTTGGTATGGCAAACAACAGAAATCCGATCTCCATCTTTATTCCCTGTCACCGGGTCATCGGTGCAAACGGTGCGTTGGTAGGATACGGAGGCGGGCTGGACAAAAAGATCTTTCTCCTCGAACTGGAACGTCGTTAA